A region from the Candidatus Oleimmundimicrobium sp. genome encodes:
- the nadA gene encoding quinolinate synthase NadA, protein MEERIKQLKKERNAIILAHNYQPPEIQDIADYIGDSLDLSRRVAEDDAEVVVFCGVYFMAETANILSPEKITLLPDAHAGCQLADMITVEALKKKREEHPDAAVVCYVNSPAAVKAESDICCTSANALAVVNSLRDYDKIIFVPDKNLGSYVASKTDKEIILWDGCCPIHDDVELCQIEKLKRNYPDAVFIAHPECRPSVLALADEVLGTSGMIKFAKKTSANEVIIGTEVGMVYRLQKENPEKKFIKIDGAICKDMKLTTLDKVEKSLKNLEPRVVVSEEIRVKAIRAVNKMIEISG, encoded by the coding sequence TTGGAAGAACGCATCAAACAGCTAAAAAAAGAGAGAAACGCGATTATCCTTGCGCATAATTATCAGCCCCCTGAGATTCAAGACATAGCTGATTATATAGGCGACTCATTGGATCTTTCTCGCAGGGTTGCAGAAGACGATGCAGAGGTTGTAGTTTTTTGCGGGGTTTATTTTATGGCGGAAACGGCCAATATTTTAAGCCCGGAAAAAATCACTTTGCTTCCGGATGCTCACGCAGGTTGTCAATTAGCCGATATGATTACTGTTGAAGCTTTGAAGAAAAAGAGAGAAGAGCATCCGGATGCCGCTGTGGTCTGTTACGTAAATTCTCCTGCAGCGGTAAAGGCCGAAAGTGATATATGTTGCACTTCAGCGAATGCGTTGGCGGTGGTTAATTCGTTGCGGGATTATGACAAAATTATCTTTGTGCCGGATAAAAACCTTGGAAGTTATGTTGCTTCCAAGACGGATAAGGAGATAATTCTTTGGGATGGTTGTTGCCCTATCCATGATGATGTAGAACTTTGTCAGATTGAAAAACTTAAAAGAAATTATCCCGACGCTGTTTTTATAGCTCATCCGGAATGTCGCCCGAGTGTTCTTGCTTTAGCCGATGAGGTTTTAGGCACATCCGGGATGATTAAGTTTGCGAAAAAAACCTCAGCCAATGAGGTTATCATTGGAACAGAAGTGGGAATGGTTTATCGTTTACAAAAAGAGAATCCTGAAAAAAAATTCATAAAAATAGATGGGGCAATTTGCAAAGATATGAAACTTACTACGCTTGACAAAGTGGAAAAATCTCTTAAAAATTTGGAACCCAGAGTTGTTGTTTCGGAAGAAATAAGGGTAAAAGCTATAAGAGCGGTAAATAAAATGATAGAGATAAGCGGATGA